The proteins below come from a single Osmerus mordax isolate fOsmMor3 chromosome 3, fOsmMor3.pri, whole genome shotgun sequence genomic window:
- the si:ch211-139g16.8 gene encoding immunoglobulin superfamily member 6 isoform X5: MGSTPSCIVGIDQPNKMMSQDSSHIILPCDVNINCSSTNKLFSSIETLWFVFNEHSLYNNPINLPAQSYKYSLEGHSLRVRSLHTNDSGVYHCAIVLQGVVHQGAQEIGRGTRLVVRDMPVVWHTLLWFLLVLMALYSLAVVVLIILKKSGQDITICRGTRTKCDEKNTVTKTKRAQFRAVVQELYGRKNAQNPKRSSQTTVQGPQSNNPPDDIYQNV; encoded by the exons ATGGGAAGCACACCAAGCTGCATTGTGGGGATAGACCAGCCAAACAAGATGATGTCGCAGgacagcagtcacatcattctTCCTTGTGACGTAAATATCAACTGTTCGTCCACCAACAAGCTATTTAGTTCCATTGAAACCCTTTGGTTTGTCTTCAACGAGCACTCACTCTATAACAACCCAATCAACCTGCCAGCACAAAGTTACAAGTACAGCCTGGAAGGACACTCTTTGAGGGTCCGCTCTCTCCACACCAACGACAGTGGGGTTTACCACTGTGCAATCGTGCTCCAAGGGGTTGTGCATCAAGGAGCACAGGAGATAGGACGAGGAACCAGGCTGGTGgtgagag ATATGCCGGTGGTTTGGCACACTCTTTTGTGGTTTCTGTTGGTCCTGATGGCACTATACAGCCTTGCTGTGGTGGTTCTGATCATTCTGAAGAAG TCTGGGCAAGATATTACCATTTGCAGAGGAACAAGGACGAAATGTGATGAg AAAAACACTGTCACCAAAACAAAAAGAGCCCAATTCAGGGCTGTTGTGCAAGAGTTATATGGTAGGAAGAATGCACAGAACCCTAAGCGTTCATCTCAGACTACG GTTCAAGGTCCTCAGTCCAACAATCCACCAGATGACATATATCAAAATGTGTGA
- the si:ch211-139g16.8 gene encoding immunoglobulin superfamily member 6 isoform X6, whose translation MGSTPSCIVGIDQPNKMMSQDSSHIILPCDVNINCSSTNKLFSSIETLWFVFNEHSLYNNPINLPAQSYKYSLEGHSLRVRSLHTNDSGVYHCAIVLQGVVHQGAQEIGRGTRLVVRDMPVVWHTLLWFLLVLMALYSLAVVVLIILKKSGQDITICRGTRTKCDEKNTVTKTKRAQFRAVVQELYGRKNAQNPKRSSQTTVG comes from the exons ATGGGAAGCACACCAAGCTGCATTGTGGGGATAGACCAGCCAAACAAGATGATGTCGCAGgacagcagtcacatcattctTCCTTGTGACGTAAATATCAACTGTTCGTCCACCAACAAGCTATTTAGTTCCATTGAAACCCTTTGGTTTGTCTTCAACGAGCACTCACTCTATAACAACCCAATCAACCTGCCAGCACAAAGTTACAAGTACAGCCTGGAAGGACACTCTTTGAGGGTCCGCTCTCTCCACACCAACGACAGTGGGGTTTACCACTGTGCAATCGTGCTCCAAGGGGTTGTGCATCAAGGAGCACAGGAGATAGGACGAGGAACCAGGCTGGTGgtgagag ATATGCCGGTGGTTTGGCACACTCTTTTGTGGTTTCTGTTGGTCCTGATGGCACTATACAGCCTTGCTGTGGTGGTTCTGATCATTCTGAAGAAG TCTGGGCAAGATATTACCATTTGCAGAGGAACAAGGACGAAATGTGATGAg AAAAACACTGTCACCAAAACAAAAAGAGCCCAATTCAGGGCTGTTGTGCAAGAGTTATATGGTAGGAAGAATGCACAGAACCCTAAGCGTTCATCTCAGACTACGGTAGGCTAG
- the si:ch211-139g16.8 gene encoding immunoglobulin superfamily member 6 isoform X2, giving the protein MRSQELSRDRLQRHRGHWGNEQVSVTFSNYRMGSTPSCIVGIDQPNKMMSQDSSHIILPCDVNINCSSTNKLFSSIETLWFVFNEHSLYNNPINLPAQSYKYSLEGHSLRVRSLHTNDSGVYHCAIVLQGVVHQGAQEIGRGTRLVVRDMPVVWHTLLWFLLVLMALYSLAVVVLIILKKSGQDITICRGTRTKCDEKNTVTKTKRAQFRAVVQELYGRKNAQNPKRSSQTTVQGPQSNNPPDDIYQNV; this is encoded by the exons ATGAGATCACAGGAGTTGAGCAGAGACAggctacagagacacagaggacatTGGGGAAATGAACAGGTTTCTGTTACTTTTTCTAACT ACAGGATGGGAAGCACACCAAGCTGCATTGTGGGGATAGACCAGCCAAACAAGATGATGTCGCAGgacagcagtcacatcattctTCCTTGTGACGTAAATATCAACTGTTCGTCCACCAACAAGCTATTTAGTTCCATTGAAACCCTTTGGTTTGTCTTCAACGAGCACTCACTCTATAACAACCCAATCAACCTGCCAGCACAAAGTTACAAGTACAGCCTGGAAGGACACTCTTTGAGGGTCCGCTCTCTCCACACCAACGACAGTGGGGTTTACCACTGTGCAATCGTGCTCCAAGGGGTTGTGCATCAAGGAGCACAGGAGATAGGACGAGGAACCAGGCTGGTGgtgagag ATATGCCGGTGGTTTGGCACACTCTTTTGTGGTTTCTGTTGGTCCTGATGGCACTATACAGCCTTGCTGTGGTGGTTCTGATCATTCTGAAGAAG TCTGGGCAAGATATTACCATTTGCAGAGGAACAAGGACGAAATGTGATGAg AAAAACACTGTCACCAAAACAAAAAGAGCCCAATTCAGGGCTGTTGTGCAAGAGTTATATGGTAGGAAGAATGCACAGAACCCTAAGCGTTCATCTCAGACTACG GTTCAAGGTCCTCAGTCCAACAATCCACCAGATGACATATATCAAAATGTGTGA
- the si:ch211-139g16.8 gene encoding immunoglobulin superfamily member 6 isoform X3 has protein sequence MRSQELSRDRLQRHRGHWGNEQVSVTFSNCKICFNSRMGSTPSCIVGIDQPNKMMSQDSSHIILPCDVNINCSSTNKLFSSIETLWFVFNEHSLYNNPINLPAQSYKYSLEGHSLRVRSLHTNDSGVYHCAIVLQGVVHQGAQEIGRGTRLVVRDMPVVWHTLLWFLLVLMALYSLAVVVLIILKKSGQDITICRGTRTKCDEKNTVTKTKRAQFRAVVQELYGRKNAQNPKRSSQTTVG, from the exons ATGAGATCACAGGAGTTGAGCAGAGACAggctacagagacacagaggacatTGGGGAAATGAACAGGTTTCTGTTACTTTTTCTAACTGTAAGATTTGTTTCAACAGCAG GATGGGAAGCACACCAAGCTGCATTGTGGGGATAGACCAGCCAAACAAGATGATGTCGCAGgacagcagtcacatcattctTCCTTGTGACGTAAATATCAACTGTTCGTCCACCAACAAGCTATTTAGTTCCATTGAAACCCTTTGGTTTGTCTTCAACGAGCACTCACTCTATAACAACCCAATCAACCTGCCAGCACAAAGTTACAAGTACAGCCTGGAAGGACACTCTTTGAGGGTCCGCTCTCTCCACACCAACGACAGTGGGGTTTACCACTGTGCAATCGTGCTCCAAGGGGTTGTGCATCAAGGAGCACAGGAGATAGGACGAGGAACCAGGCTGGTGgtgagag ATATGCCGGTGGTTTGGCACACTCTTTTGTGGTTTCTGTTGGTCCTGATGGCACTATACAGCCTTGCTGTGGTGGTTCTGATCATTCTGAAGAAG TCTGGGCAAGATATTACCATTTGCAGAGGAACAAGGACGAAATGTGATGAg AAAAACACTGTCACCAAAACAAAAAGAGCCCAATTCAGGGCTGTTGTGCAAGAGTTATATGGTAGGAAGAATGCACAGAACCCTAAGCGTTCATCTCAGACTACGGTAGGCTAG
- the si:ch211-139g16.8 gene encoding immunoglobulin superfamily member 6 isoform X1 — protein sequence MRSQELSRDRLQRHRGHWGNEQVSVTFSNCKICFNSRMGSTPSCIVGIDQPNKMMSQDSSHIILPCDVNINCSSTNKLFSSIETLWFVFNEHSLYNNPINLPAQSYKYSLEGHSLRVRSLHTNDSGVYHCAIVLQGVVHQGAQEIGRGTRLVVRDMPVVWHTLLWFLLVLMALYSLAVVVLIILKKSGQDITICRGTRTKCDEKNTVTKTKRAQFRAVVQELYGRKNAQNPKRSSQTTVQGPQSNNPPDDIYQNV from the exons ATGAGATCACAGGAGTTGAGCAGAGACAggctacagagacacagaggacatTGGGGAAATGAACAGGTTTCTGTTACTTTTTCTAACTGTAAGATTTGTTTCAACAGCAG GATGGGAAGCACACCAAGCTGCATTGTGGGGATAGACCAGCCAAACAAGATGATGTCGCAGgacagcagtcacatcattctTCCTTGTGACGTAAATATCAACTGTTCGTCCACCAACAAGCTATTTAGTTCCATTGAAACCCTTTGGTTTGTCTTCAACGAGCACTCACTCTATAACAACCCAATCAACCTGCCAGCACAAAGTTACAAGTACAGCCTGGAAGGACACTCTTTGAGGGTCCGCTCTCTCCACACCAACGACAGTGGGGTTTACCACTGTGCAATCGTGCTCCAAGGGGTTGTGCATCAAGGAGCACAGGAGATAGGACGAGGAACCAGGCTGGTGgtgagag ATATGCCGGTGGTTTGGCACACTCTTTTGTGGTTTCTGTTGGTCCTGATGGCACTATACAGCCTTGCTGTGGTGGTTCTGATCATTCTGAAGAAG TCTGGGCAAGATATTACCATTTGCAGAGGAACAAGGACGAAATGTGATGAg AAAAACACTGTCACCAAAACAAAAAGAGCCCAATTCAGGGCTGTTGTGCAAGAGTTATATGGTAGGAAGAATGCACAGAACCCTAAGCGTTCATCTCAGACTACG GTTCAAGGTCCTCAGTCCAACAATCCACCAGATGACATATATCAAAATGTGTGA
- the si:ch211-139g16.8 gene encoding immunoglobulin superfamily member 6 isoform X4 has translation MNRFLLLFLTVRFVSTADRMGSTPSCIVGIDQPNKMMSQDSSHIILPCDVNINCSSTNKLFSSIETLWFVFNEHSLYNNPINLPAQSYKYSLEGHSLRVRSLHTNDSGVYHCAIVLQGVVHQGAQEIGRGTRLVVRDMPVVWHTLLWFLLVLMALYSLAVVVLIILKKSGQDITICRGTRTKCDEKNTVTKTKRAQFRAVVQELYGRKNAQNPKRSSQTTVQGPQSNNPPDDIYQNV, from the exons ATGAACAGGTTTCTGTTACTTTTTCTAACTGTAAGATTTGTTTCAACAGCAG ACAGGATGGGAAGCACACCAAGCTGCATTGTGGGGATAGACCAGCCAAACAAGATGATGTCGCAGgacagcagtcacatcattctTCCTTGTGACGTAAATATCAACTGTTCGTCCACCAACAAGCTATTTAGTTCCATTGAAACCCTTTGGTTTGTCTTCAACGAGCACTCACTCTATAACAACCCAATCAACCTGCCAGCACAAAGTTACAAGTACAGCCTGGAAGGACACTCTTTGAGGGTCCGCTCTCTCCACACCAACGACAGTGGGGTTTACCACTGTGCAATCGTGCTCCAAGGGGTTGTGCATCAAGGAGCACAGGAGATAGGACGAGGAACCAGGCTGGTGgtgagag ATATGCCGGTGGTTTGGCACACTCTTTTGTGGTTTCTGTTGGTCCTGATGGCACTATACAGCCTTGCTGTGGTGGTTCTGATCATTCTGAAGAAG TCTGGGCAAGATATTACCATTTGCAGAGGAACAAGGACGAAATGTGATGAg AAAAACACTGTCACCAAAACAAAAAGAGCCCAATTCAGGGCTGTTGTGCAAGAGTTATATGGTAGGAAGAATGCACAGAACCCTAAGCGTTCATCTCAGACTACG GTTCAAGGTCCTCAGTCCAACAATCCACCAGATGACATATATCAAAATGTGTGA